The genomic segment CGGCTGGCAGTGATGACGAAGAGCAGTTCCTGAAAGCCATGCTCTCGGTTCTCGATACGGTTCAGCTATCGCCGGATATTCTCGAATTCGCCTTGCGCTCTTCCATCGATCCGCTGACCGACCTGCATCTGGCCGCCCGTATCGTTGAGCTGCGACAAGCCCTGCGCGCCGAACTGGAACAGGAAAATCTGAGCGGCCTCATCGTGCCCTTCGAGCCCAGCAGCTACAACGCCGAGGCGACGGTTGGCGAAAACATCATGTTCGGCACCTTACGCAACGGGTCTGCCTCAAGCCGGCAGATCATCGACAGCGACTATTTCCGCTCGCTGATGCGCGGCAGCGGCCTGTCGGAAACGCTGTTCGACATGGGCTACACGATTGCGGAAAACGTCGTTGAAATCTTCAGCGACCTGCCATCGGATCACCCGTTCTTCCAGCAACTGACCTTCATGAACGCGGACGACATTCCCGGCTATCAGCAGATGCTGCAACGCCTCCAGGGCAAGAGTTACTCGGAAGCGACAGAGACCGAACGGCGCGCCATGCTGCGACTGGCTTTCTTCTACATCGAACCACGCCAGCGTTTCGGCCTGTTGACGCAGGAGGTGATGGACAAGATCATCGAAGTCCGTCACATGTTCCACCAGAACCTGCCGGACGATCTGCGCAGCTGGATCGAGCCCTACGATCCCGAACGCTACGCGACATCGACCAGCCTTCTGGACAATATTCTCTTCGGCAAGATCAGCCATCGTTATGCGGATGCATCGCGCCGCATCACCAAGATCGTGGCCGACGCCATGAAGAAGCAGGGCCTTTACGAGAAAGTGCTGGCCGTTGGTCTGGAATTCAACCTCGGAGCGGGCGGCAAGCGGCTGGGACCATTGCAACGCCAGAAGCTCAATCTGGCACGCGCTCTGATCAGAAAATCGGATTATTACGTGCTGAACCGACCGCTGCCCGGTCTCGACCATCGTCTCCAGCAGGAAATCGTCGATAACGTCATCGCTTTCCTCAGAACCGATGGCGCTAACCCGGCAGTGCTGTGGGTTCTGTCCAATCCGTCGCTGGCGAAAATGTTCGACCGGGTGATCGTGGTCAATCACGCAACGGTTGTCGCAGATGGAACATACGAGACTCTTGTGGAAGAAAACGGTACATTCAAGGAAATGATCGCCGCCTGAGTGGTTTAGCGGTCAAACAGGAACACGAACAGGACAAGGCGATGCTTTTCAAAGACGAAATTCAGATGCTGAAGCGCGTTCCCTTCTTCAGCGGGATGGAACCATCGAAGCTCAAGCTTCTTGCTTTTGCATCCGACCGGGTTTCCTACCACGCGGGAGACGAGCTTTTCCGCCAGGGCGATCTGGGCGACGCGGCCTATGTGTTGCTGACGGGCAAGGTGGATGTCCTGATCGATTCCCCCTCCGGCCAGATCAAGCTGACTGAAATGAGCGGCAATGCCATCGTCGGAGAAATCGCTATCCTTTGCGACAGCGTCAGAACGGCGACCGTGCGCGCTTCCACTTCGGTAGAGGCACTGCGCATCGGCAAGGAACAGTTCTTCAAGCTGATGTCCGACTTCCCCGACGTAACGATCAAGGTGATGCGCGTTCTGGCCGAGCGTCTGACACAGACGACAACCGAACTCAGCAAAGCGCGATCCGGTTCGAATGTTTAGTTGGAACAGCGTTCTGCAGCACTGCTTTTGAAAAGAAAAATAAAAGTGGTGCTTCTGTAATAAAACTGAAATGCTGAGTGGACTAAAGGCGGAGGCGAATATGTCCTCCGGGAATTTGGGGCAAGGACAAGAAAGATAACACGACACCTACCGGAGGATAGTTCGGGTGTACGTGGTAAATTGGGGTGTGTCATGGCGTTGCATTCCGACGATTTCAGTCGGGACGAAAAACAGGAATTTCGGGTTAAGATTTGGGGAGCACGGGGGACGCTTCCCGTCTCGGGAGACAAGTTCCGAAAGTACGGCGGCAACACGATCTGCATCGAAGTGAGATGCGGAAAACACGTCTTGCTGTTCGATGCAGGATCGGGCCTGTTACCCGCCGGTCAGGCCTTGAAGGCCGAGGGCATCGGCGACGTCAATATGTTTTTTTCCCACTGCCATTACGACCACATTGTCGGCTTTCCCTATTTCAAGCCATTCTTCAATCGCGAAAATGACGTGCGCATCTGGTCCGGCCATCTCGCAGGGCAGAAGACGACGCGCGAGATGCTGAACGAATTCATGAGCCCACCGTGGTTCCCCGCTCCTCTCGACATTTGCTGCGCCCAGATCGTCACCAAGGATTTCAAGGCTGGCGACGTGCTCGCTGTTCATCCCGATCTCGATATCACCACTGGCATGCTGAACCATCCCGGCAATGCCATCGGTTATCGCATCGACTGGCAGGGTCGCAGTTTCGCAATCATTACCGACACCGAACATGAAAATGGCAAGCTCGACAAATCCGTTTTGAAGCTGATCGATAATGTCGACTTGTTTCTCTACGATGCGAGCTTCACCGATGCGGAGATGGAAACCTATCGGGGCTATGGCCACTCCTCATGGCAGCAGGCCGTTCTTTTGGCAAAGCAGGCCAATGCAAAGAGCGTCGGCCTGATCCATCACGCGCCATTTCGCACCGATGACGAGCTCGATGTCATCGAGGCAGACGCCCGCAAGGAATTCGACGGTGTCTTTGCCGCCCGTGATGGCCAGACGATAGAGCTGTAAGCGCCAAGCCTCACGAATGCCGATGACGTGATCCTTGATCTCTTCTGCTTTTCGCAGCATTGACGTATAGCCATGAAAGGCAATTGGCGGGGCCGTCTCCCCCGGTCATGCGCCCGAGGCACATAAGCGAGCCAATCGGAGACAGCAAGCATGGTGAACATCGTGTCGGAAACGTCGCTCAGACGTGCACGATTGCTGTCTGGCCTCATCATGCTGAGTTTCGTTTTTACTCATCTATCCAATCACGCTTTGGCACTGATCTCGATCGACGCGGCAGAATACGGACGCGCCTGGTTCACGCTCGTCTGGCTCAACCCGCTGAGCAGCCTTGGTCTTTACGGCTCTGTCCTGACCCATATCGCGCTGGTTTTGCGCGCGATCTATGTCCGACGCTCGCTCAAAATGCCGCTGCGCGAAGCATTGCAGATCATTATCGGCCTCGTCATTCCCTATCTGATCATCGATCACGCGAGCGGCATTCGGCTGGCGCGGATGCTCTACGATGTAGATATCGGCTACGACACCGTCATCTACAATTACTGGATACGCAATCCGATACTGGGGTTGCGTCACAGCATCGCGCTGGTTCTGATTTGGGCGCATGGTTGTCTGGGCGTGTTTTTCTGGCTGCGCTACCGCGACTGGTACAGGAAGATTTCGCCCTATCTTCTCACCATCGCCGTTCTGCTTCCCATTCTGGCCTTGCTGGGCTTCAGCGATGCAGGCCGCATTATGGAAATTAATCCGCCTCTGCCTCGTCCTGTCAGGCCCCATCAAGCTGAGATGGATGCGACAGTCGATCTGTTTACCGGCACGTTGAAAGTCATCTTTGGCAGCTCCATTCTGCTGATGTTTGCCTTGCGCGGCGCACGCAGCTGGCGGCAGAGATCGAGCTCGTTCGAAATCCGCTATGATCACGGAGCGCTGGTCCGCGCACCCGCTGGGCTGAGCATACTCGAAGCCAGCCGGTTTGGTGATGTCTCGCATTTTTCCGCCTGTGGCGGAAAAGGACGCTGCTCCACGTGTCGCGTGCGCATCGTTGGAACAGATGGTCCGTTGCCGGAGCCGTCCACGATGGAAAGAGCCACCCTCCAGCGTATCCACGCCGATTCTGACGTTCGCCTCGGCTGCCAGTTACGGCCCAAATATAATCTTCGCGTGGCTTTGCTGCTGGCCTCCAAGCAACAAAGCGACATTCCGGCCAGCGGCGAAACCATTCGTCCAGGTCGTGAAGAGGAGATCGCAGTCATGTTCTGTGATTTGCGTAGTTTTACGGCGCTGTCCGAAGCACGGCTGCCCTATGACATGGTGTTTCTGCTCAACCGCTATTTCACCGTTGTCGGTCAGGCGGTCGAGCAGGCTGGTGGCAGACTG from the Agrobacterium vaccinii genome contains:
- a CDS encoding adenylate/guanylate cyclase domain-containing protein — its product is MVNIVSETSLRRARLLSGLIMLSFVFTHLSNHALALISIDAAEYGRAWFTLVWLNPLSSLGLYGSVLTHIALVLRAIYVRRSLKMPLREALQIIIGLVIPYLIIDHASGIRLARMLYDVDIGYDTVIYNYWIRNPILGLRHSIALVLIWAHGCLGVFFWLRYRDWYRKISPYLLTIAVLLPILALLGFSDAGRIMEINPPLPRPVRPHQAEMDATVDLFTGTLKVIFGSSILLMFALRGARSWRQRSSSFEIRYDHGALVRAPAGLSILEASRFGDVSHFSACGGKGRCSTCRVRIVGTDGPLPEPSTMERATLQRIHADSDVRLGCQLRPKYNLRVALLLASKQQSDIPASGETIRPGREEEIAVMFCDLRSFTALSEARLPYDMVFLLNRYFTVVGQAVEQAGGRLDKFIGDGAMALFGLDGNGSTASRDALKAAALILRNIETLNEELEKQFAVKLHVVVGIHAGPSIVGVMGYGAAKTLTAIGDTVNVASRLESAAKEFGTDIVVSEPVLAQSGHDAALLQSRTIPIRGKSSQMKVFLISRAESQLFL
- a CDS encoding cyclic nucleotide-binding domain-containing protein, with product MLFKDEIQMLKRVPFFSGMEPSKLKLLAFASDRVSYHAGDELFRQGDLGDAAYVLLTGKVDVLIDSPSGQIKLTEMSGNAIVGEIAILCDSVRTATVRASTSVEALRIGKEQFFKLMSDFPDVTIKVMRVLAERLTQTTTELSKARSGSNV
- a CDS encoding MBL fold metallo-hydrolase, whose product is MALHSDDFSRDEKQEFRVKIWGARGTLPVSGDKFRKYGGNTICIEVRCGKHVLLFDAGSGLLPAGQALKAEGIGDVNMFFSHCHYDHIVGFPYFKPFFNRENDVRIWSGHLAGQKTTREMLNEFMSPPWFPAPLDICCAQIVTKDFKAGDVLAVHPDLDITTGMLNHPGNAIGYRIDWQGRSFAIITDTEHENGKLDKSVLKLIDNVDLFLYDASFTDAEMETYRGYGHSSWQQAVLLAKQANAKSVGLIHHAPFRTDDELDVIEADARKEFDGVFAARDGQTIEL